In Silene latifolia isolate original U9 population chromosome X, ASM4854445v1, whole genome shotgun sequence, the following proteins share a genomic window:
- the LOC141618803 gene encoding uncharacterized protein LOC141618803, which translates to MSRWTLMLSEFDLKYVPLKVIKGRSVADFLADNPIKETEVIGTWSFPDENVVHVEKDIWDFYFDGASNYMRYGVGILLISPIGEHVPVSIKLDFNVTNNAVEYEACLLGLRSALDLGVKKLLVHGDSSLVINQVGGLWKIKSQSLAPYQTRIEELEKYFEDIRYVHLSREENQFVDALSKLATLINIPDHVNSMPICVERRSSPAYVNVINDTEEGETEA; encoded by the coding sequence ATGTCGAGATGGACCCTTATGTTATCAGAGTTTGATCTAAAATATGTACCCTTGAAAGTGATCAAGGGAAGGTCTGTTGCTGATTTCCTCGCCGACAATCCAATCAAAGAAACAGAAGTCATCggcacttggtcatttcccgacgaaaaCGTGGTACACGTCGAGAAGGACATATGGGATttttatttcgatggagcatcaaactatATGAGATATGGGGTAGGTATACTTCTTATCTCACCAATAGGTGAACACGTGCCCGTGTCCATCAAACTGGATTTCAATGTCACAAACAACGCCGTAGAATACGAAGCATGTTTGCTCGGCTTACGCAGTGCTCTAGACTTGGGTGTGAAGAAGTTGCTAGTCCATGGAGATTCGTCCCTTGTAATCAATCAAGTGGGTGGGTTATGGAAAATTAAGAGCCAAAGTTTAGCCCCGTATCAAACCAGAATCGAAGAATTGGAAAAATACTTCGAAGACATTCGATATGTTCACCTCTCGAGAGAGGAAAACCAATTTGTAGATGCATTGTCCAAGTTAGCTACTTTGATCAACATTCCTGACCACGTAAACAGTATGCCAATATGTGttgaacgaagatcatcacctgccTATGTGAATGTAATCAATGATACCGAGGAAGGTGAAACCGAAGCCTAG